A region of the Legionella sp. PATHC035 genome:
TTGAAGGTATTTTAAGGGAAAACTTTGATGCCGTTGACGCTTTTTTAACTCATATGTGGGTTGTTACTGTAACTGGTGCTCCTAAAATTTGGGCTCTTAATTTTATTGAAGAGCATGAAAAATCACCCCGCAAGTGGTATGCCGGTGCTGTAGGTTGGTTTGGCTTTAATGGCAATTTAAATACGGGGTTGGTTTTGAGGACCGTGCGTATTGAAAAAGGAGTTGCCGAAATTCGTGTGGGTGCTACCTTGCTTTATGATTCAGTACCCGAATCAGAAGAGCAGGAGACGCGCTTAAAAGCATCTGCTTTTTTAGATATGTTACAAAAGCGTGAATCGAATGTTGATGCCAAGATAACCCATTTGCCTTTAACTGGAAAAGGAAAACACGTTTTACTTATCGATCATCAGGATTCCTTTGTACATACTTTAGCAAATTATCTCCGTCAAACGGGAGCAGAAGTCAGTACAATTCGTTTTGATAAGGCGTTGCACTATCTGCAGAATCAAAAATATGATCTTGTGGTTTTATCTCCAGGACCAGGTAAACCAGGTGATTTTAATCTATCTCAAACAATTGATATGGCTATTTCTAAGGGGATTCCAATATTCGGAGTATGCTTGGGTTTACAAGGAATTGTTGAGTACTTTGGTGGTGTTTTGGATGTTCTGGAATATCCGATGCACGGTAAGCCATCAATCATAAATGTAGTTGGCGAACCGGAGTTGTTTTCAAGCTTGGGAGATAGTTTCAAAGCAGGAAGGTATCATTCACTGTATGCGCGTTTGAATGCAGTGCCCAAAGAATTGAAGATCACCGCGATGAGCGATGATGGGGTGGTGATGGCTATTTCACATCAACGATTACCCATTCACGCTGTTCAATTTCATCCTGAAACCATATTGTCACTAGTTAATCAGGCTGGATTAAAAATTATCACTAATTTAATGGGGATGGTTTAAGACCATGCGCAGTAAGATATTGATACTCTATGCGGTATCTTTTGTCCTAGGTATTGTCGTAGGTCTTGTTGGTTCAACATTTCGATTGTCAATCGATGTGCTCAGTAATTTATTCGATAACTTTTTTCATTTTCTTAGTGTCCATGGATGGCCTGCTGGTTTTATTTCGGGATTGGTATCGATGGTTCTGGTTTATGCTGCCTATTTTGCTGTAAAGCGGTATGCTCCTCAAGCATCAGGAAGCGGTGTTCCAGAGATTGAGGGTACCTTGCTTCATTTAAAAACCATACTTTGGCGGCGGTTATTACCTGTCAAGTTCTTTTTTGGAATTTTGGTACTTTCAGCAAAGATGATCTTGGGGCGTGAGGGACCTACGATTCATATAGGTGGTAGTTTAGGAGAAATGCTGGGCAGCTTATTTAATTTATCTCGACGAAGAAAGGATAGTTTGATTGCTGCGGGCGCTGCTGCAGGTTTAGCTGTAGCTTTTAATGCTCCTTTAGCGGGCGTTATTTTTGTTATGGAAGAGATGCGTAACCAATTCAACTATTCTTTTACCAGCTTCAGTATGGTAGTGATCTGCTGCATTACCGCTACGGTCATTCTTGATTTGATCATTGGGCCCCAGCCAACGATTCCAATGAATGTCTTTGAATTTCCTCATCTTGATTCACTATGGTTATTTGCTTTGTTTGGCATTGTGGTAGGGTTTGTAGGGCTTTTATTTAATCTCTCCTTAATCGGTACCCTAAAACTCTTGGATAAATTGAGTTCAAGACAAAAATCATATTACGTCCTGACGGTAGGATTTTTGGTTGGCTTCTTAGCAGTATATCATCCTGAGTCAGTGGGTGGGGGGATGAATATTATTCACCAAGCATTAACTTTGTCCCCTGGGTTTGGTTTTTTGTGTTTTCTTTTAGTGGCCCGATTTGTAGGAACTATGGTGTGCTATGGAACATCTGTTCCTGGAGGAATTTTTGCTCCTATCCTTTCTTTAGGTACGATTCTAGGTTTAGCGATATTCCATATTTTAGAATGGTTACATATTGATTTTTTAACCCAACCTGGCATGTTTGCTGTTGCAGGAATGGCTGCTCTTTTTGCGTCATCTACGCGTTCTCCAATAACAGGAGCAGTGTTGGTGGTAGAAATGACTCACAATTATTATTTAATTTTCCCTGTGATGATGGCTTGCATTACCGCAACGATTGTACTGCAACTTACTCCGAATGGACCTATCTATGAACAACTATTAAATCGTTCTCTTCGGTTGGATGCCAAGAGGATTGCATCTGAGTAGATTTCACTCTCCGTGAGCTCGCGCAGGGACGCATAGCTTCACGTAGAAGGTTGGGATTTATGCATGACTTAAAGCGATTGCAATCAATCTACATGAACAACAATTTTTCCAAAATGCACTCCAGATTGCATGTGTTGGTGTGCCTCTTCAATTTGTTCCAGTTTAAATTCTGAATCAATGATAGGAGTTAGTTTTTTTGTTCTCAGATGGTTTGCCCATGCTTTATGAACCTGAGTCCATAATTTACTTTTTTCCGCGATGGATTGAGAACGGAGAACAAAGCCAATAATTTGTAATCTTTTTCGCATAATCAGTGCAAGGTTGCATTCAACGCTACTTCCCTTAAGGCAGGCGATCTGAATAAGTTTACCTTTAGGCTTTAGCAAGTGTAAGTGTTTATTAAAATAATCGCCGCCTATAAAATCAACAATCAAATCAACGCTGTGATCTTCAATTAAATCCTCGAAATCCTGTTTTTGATAATTGAAGACTTGATCCGCACCAAGTTTCATTGCCCTATCCAATTTGTTATCAGTTCCTACAGTCGTAATGACGTGTGCACCAATCAATTTTGCCATTTGAATTGCTAATGAGGCGATACCACTTCCTGCTCCATGAATAAGCAACGTTTGACCTGATTCCAACATCCCTAAATCAAATAAAGTAGCATACACAGTCATCAATGCCTCAGGAAGCGCTGCAGCAAGTGCATAATCCCAAGTTTCCGGGATGTGTTGAGCTAATGAGGCTTCGACAGGGCATAACTCAGCATAAGCGCCACTACCAACCAATCCATAAACTGTATCACCTGGTTTAAATTGGGTAACCTTTGCCCCCACTTCAATTACTTCTCCAGCAACTTCCAAACCCAGAATATCAGACTCTCCGGCAGGTGGAGGGTATTTACCATAACGTTGCATGATGTCTGCTCGATTTACAGCAGTTGCTTTGACACGCACTAGAATTTGTGAGTCGCTGTATTCAGGGATTGGGCCTTTTTCGATAACCAATCGATTGTGAGGGCCTGGGTTTTCTATGTGTACGTAGCGCAAAATTTTTTCCTTAAATTAAATTATTAATCAGCCTGGGTGAAGCAAAGCAGAGCAGTCATCAACGAAGAATCTCCATGCTGTAACACAAGATTACACCAGGAGATCCCTCGTAGCACCCGAGATGACGGCAAAATCTCAGATACCTTACGTTGCAGCAGGCTACATATCACGCAAGCCACTGTTTACCACTTTACTTAAAAAACCAGAGCTATATAATGCTTATACAGACCCTCTTTCATGTTGGGCAATGGCTAAATTTAATCATCAACGTCTTTATGCTTGGCTTTTTATCGTTCCTCAGCTCATTGTTACACTGATGTTTTTTATTTGGCCCGCATGTAACGCCTTATTACAATCTTTTTTTTATACAGATGCCTTTGGCCTACATAAAAAATTTGCAGGATTTTCCAATTTTTTGGATCTTTTTTTTGATCCAAGCTACAGCAAAGCAATTGGAGTTACCTTCATTATCGCTTTTAGCGTCACGTTTTTGACCATGAGTTTGGGTCTCCTTATGGCCATATTAGTGAATAATAGAGGCCGGACGCAAGGGGTCTATAAATCTTTATTAATTTGGCCTTATGCAGTTGCTCCAGCAGTAGCAGCAATTTTATGGCGTTTTTTATGTCATCCAACGTTAGGATGGCTGACGCATTTTTTGCAGTCGCTTGGAATTAATTTTGATTATGTAAATAATGTAAACCAAGCATTCGCTGTGGTGATCTTTACCGCAACCTGGCAGCAATTCAGCTATAATTTTCTATTTTATCTTGCAGCACTTAAAGCAATTCCATCATCATTAATTGATGCGGCAATTATCGATGGGGCTTCTGGGTGGCAACGTTTTTGGCAAATCATTGTTCCACTTTTATCGCCAACTACTTTTTTCTTGATGATTATGAACTTGATGTATGGGTTTTTTGATACTTTTGGCATTATTCAAGTAATGACCCATGGCGGTCCCGGCAATAGTACAACTAATTTGATTTATAAGGTATATCAAGATGGATTTGAAGGAATGGATTTGGGAAGTTCATCCGCACAATCGGTACTCTTAATGATTATTGTGATTATTGTTTCTCTAGTGCAATTTAAATACCTCGAAAAAAAGGTCCATTACGCATGAAATCATATTTCGCTCGTATCTTATCACATGGATTTTTATGTTTTTTTGTTATTTTGATGATGTTGCCGGTTTATTTGGCACTAGTGGCTGCCAGTAATGAAGGCAGTGTTATGATGCAATCTCACATTCCTATGGTTCCTGGTACTTTATTATTTAAAAATTTGAAGGCAGTAATGACGGACGGATTAGCAGTTACTGGTGGTGAGCCTATTACTTCCATGTTGTTGAACAGTTTTTTTATGGCGTTGGCCATTGCAATAGGTAAGATTATTTTTGCATTAGGTTCGGCGTTTGCCTTGGTTTATTTTGATTTTCCATTTAAAAAATTATGTTTTGCCATGATTTTCACGACGATGATGTTGCCTATAGAAGTCAGGATTGTGCCTACCTTTCAGGTTGTAGCTTCTTTTGGACTACTCAATTCATTTACTGGATTGACTCTACCTTTATTTGTGTCCGCTACAGGAACTTTCTTATTTCGGCAGTTTTTTAAAACGATTCCCTCCGAATTGGTTGATGCGGCAAAACTAGATGGAGCAGGGGCTGTGCGCTTCTTTTTTGATATCGTTTTGCCATTATCAAAAACGCAAATTGCCTCTTTGTTTGTTATTTTATTTGTATATGGTTGGAATCAGTATCTCTGGCCATTAGTGATTACTACAGAAACAAAAATGGCTACAGTGGTGATGGGTATTCGATATTTAGCTGGAGTAGCAGATCAAGTCCCACAATGGCATTACATAATGACTGTTGCATTGATTGCTCTAATTCCACCTTGTATGGTGGTTATGTTCATGCAGCGCTGGTTTGAAAAAGGGTTAAAATAAGTATGGCAACAGTTAATCTCATTGAAGTATCAAAGAATGTTGGGGGTACAACAGTTCTCGATAAAGTAAATGTTAGCATCAAAAAAGGGGAGTTTGTGGTTATTGTTGGGCCCTCTGGATGCGGAAAAACCACTTTATTACGTTTAATTGCTGGTTTGGATAATGTAAGTTCCGGTTCAATTTTGATTAATAACCATTGCGTCAATGAAATTCCCGCAGCCAAAAGAGACATGGCTATGGTTTTTCAAAACTATGCTCTATATCCCCATATGACGGTATTTGAAAATATGGCTTATGGGTTAAAAATGAGACGTTATAAGAAAGCAGAAATTAAAAAAAGGGTAGATGATGCAGCCCAACTGTTGCATTTAACCCCTTACTTGGAACGCAAACCTCAAGCCCTTTCAGGAGGACAAAAGCAGCGAGTTGCTATGGGCAGAGCTATGGTTCGTTCTCCGGCAGTTTTTTTATTTGATGAGCCTTTATCCAATCTGGATGCAAAATTGCGCACAGAAATGCGCCATGAAATACGCCGCTTGCATCAACAATTAAACACGACCAGTTTATATGTCACACACGATCAAACTGAGGCAATGACTATGGCTGAACGTGTTATCGTACTTCATCAAGGTATTGTTGAACAAATAGGTACTCCTCAAGAGCTCTATCAAAATCCGGCAACCTTATTCGTGGCCGGATTTACAGGACAATATCCTATGAACCTGGTTTCTGGAATCTTCGATAAAAGCAGTAACACCGTGCACACGGACTTGGGAGTGAATTACCCACTACCT
Encoded here:
- the clcA gene encoding H(+)/Cl(-) exchange transporter ClcA yields the protein MRSKILILYAVSFVLGIVVGLVGSTFRLSIDVLSNLFDNFFHFLSVHGWPAGFISGLVSMVLVYAAYFAVKRYAPQASGSGVPEIEGTLLHLKTILWRRLLPVKFFFGILVLSAKMILGREGPTIHIGGSLGEMLGSLFNLSRRRKDSLIAAGAAAGLAVAFNAPLAGVIFVMEEMRNQFNYSFTSFSMVVICCITATVILDLIIGPQPTIPMNVFEFPHLDSLWLFALFGIVVGFVGLLFNLSLIGTLKLLDKLSSRQKSYYVLTVGFLVGFLAVYHPESVGGGMNIIHQALTLSPGFGFLCFLLVARFVGTMVCYGTSVPGGIFAPILSLGTILGLAIFHILEWLHIDFLTQPGMFAVAGMAALFASSTRSPITGAVLVVEMTHNYYLIFPVMMACITATIVLQLTPNGPIYEQLLNRSLRLDAKRIASE
- a CDS encoding NAD(P)H-quinone oxidoreductase, whose product is MRYVHIENPGPHNRLVIEKGPIPEYSDSQILVRVKATAVNRADIMQRYGKYPPPAGESDILGLEVAGEVIEVGAKVTQFKPGDTVYGLVGSGAYAELCPVEASLAQHIPETWDYALAAALPEALMTVYATLFDLGMLESGQTLLIHGAGSGIASLAIQMAKLIGAHVITTVGTDNKLDRAMKLGADQVFNYQKQDFEDLIEDHSVDLIVDFIGGDYFNKHLHLLKPKGKLIQIACLKGSSVECNLALIMRKRLQIIGFVLRSQSIAEKSKLWTQVHKAWANHLRTKKLTPIIDSEFKLEQIEEAHQHMQSGVHFGKIVVHVD
- a CDS encoding carbohydrate ABC transporter permease, which gives rise to MAKFNHQRLYAWLFIVPQLIVTLMFFIWPACNALLQSFFYTDAFGLHKKFAGFSNFLDLFFDPSYSKAIGVTFIIAFSVTFLTMSLGLLMAILVNNRGRTQGVYKSLLIWPYAVAPAVAAILWRFLCHPTLGWLTHFLQSLGINFDYVNNVNQAFAVVIFTATWQQFSYNFLFYLAALKAIPSSLIDAAIIDGASGWQRFWQIIVPLLSPTTFFLMIMNLMYGFFDTFGIIQVMTHGGPGNSTTNLIYKVYQDGFEGMDLGSSSAQSVLLMIIVIIVSLVQFKYLEKKVHYA
- the ugpE gene encoding sn-glycerol-3-phosphate ABC transporter permease UgpE; this encodes MKSYFARILSHGFLCFFVILMMLPVYLALVAASNEGSVMMQSHIPMVPGTLLFKNLKAVMTDGLAVTGGEPITSMLLNSFFMALAIAIGKIIFALGSAFALVYFDFPFKKLCFAMIFTTMMLPIEVRIVPTFQVVASFGLLNSFTGLTLPLFVSATGTFLFRQFFKTIPSELVDAAKLDGAGAVRFFFDIVLPLSKTQIASLFVILFVYGWNQYLWPLVITTETKMATVVMGIRYLAGVADQVPQWHYIMTVALIALIPPCMVVMFMQRWFEKGLK
- a CDS encoding ABC transporter ATP-binding protein; this translates as MATVNLIEVSKNVGGTTVLDKVNVSIKKGEFVVIVGPSGCGKTTLLRLIAGLDNVSSGSILINNHCVNEIPAAKRDMAMVFQNYALYPHMTVFENMAYGLKMRRYKKAEIKKRVDDAAQLLHLTPYLERKPQALSGGQKQRVAMGRAMVRSPAVFLFDEPLSNLDAKLRTEMRHEIRRLHQQLNTTSLYVTHDQTEAMTMAERVIVLHQGIVEQIGTPQELYQNPATLFVAGFTGQYPMNLVSGIFDKSSNTVHTDLGVNYPLPELAVDLEDKVELVLAIRAEHILLCPENNPRGIPIHIEFIDDMGADKLIHAKCVKNGQRLNLRVTADQLLTSGQLSVEFPKIKLHLFHRTSGKRIGEWRA